One window of Papaver somniferum cultivar HN1 chromosome 9, ASM357369v1, whole genome shotgun sequence genomic DNA carries:
- the LOC113311619 gene encoding uncharacterized protein LOC113311619, whose amino-acid sequence MAPRTKTSFPGEKQPLRHFTHPHVLIKEDVLDQAVYENNEFVCDGCATLGTGARYHCKQCAFDLHEVCTTCPEYLTSYIHPNHPLERIWEGPGTDYGQWRPCNVCGDQVKGLFYKCASGAANRYDDGRHEFFIHPLCSKLELQVRHAIDQNHPLKLQSVPVIRDAWCAICRNLVSSSSWSYRCDPCGINIHPQCVTLPYHNYQSAPSYSSRENQSGPSCSSRKKVADAAADSEALYAEMISAKMMHIALDNGLSYI is encoded by the coding sequence TCAAGGAAGATGTATTAGACCAAGCAGTTTATGAAAATAACGAATTTGTATGTGATGGCTGTGCCACTCTAGGTACTGGTGCTAGATACCATTGCAAGCAATGCGCTTTCGATCTCCACGAGGTTTGTACTACATGTCCTGAGTATCTCACCTCTTACATTCATCCTAACCATCCATTGGAACGGATATGGGAGGGGCCCGGCACAGATTACGGTCAGTGGCGTCCTTGCAATGTCTGTGGTGATCAAGTCAAAGGTCTCTTCTACAAGTGCGCTTCCGGTGCTGCCAATCGCTATGATGATGGGCGTCATGAATTTTTCATCCACCCTTTATGCTCCAAACTGGAATTGCAAGTGCGTCATGCAATCGACCAAAACCACCCACTCAAGCTTCAATCAGTTCCGGTTATTCGTGATGCCTGGTGTGCAATCTGTAGAAACCTTGTTTCTTCCTCTTCTTGGAGTTATAGATGTGATCCATGTGGTATCAATATTCATCCCCAGTGTGTTACTCTTCCATACCACAATTATCAGTCTGCCCCTAGTTATTCGTCACGAGAAAATCAGTCTGGACCTAGTTGTTCGTCCAGAAAAAAAGTGGCCGATGCTGCGGCAGATTCGGAAGCTCTGTATGCTGAAATGATCTCTGCTAAAATGATGCATATAGCCCTTGACAATGGTTTAAGTTACATTTAA